A window of Ranitomeya variabilis isolate aRanVar5 chromosome 2, aRanVar5.hap1, whole genome shotgun sequence contains these coding sequences:
- the PHLDA2 gene encoding pleckstrin homology-like domain family A member 2, translating to MKMQVNPEVIMEGELEKRSDNLLQFWRKKQCVLTKDSLNIFADGQKKTKCKELKFQSIKKLDCVERTGKYIYFTIVTTDNKEIDFRCPEESCWNAAITMALIDFQNKKAIQHFRSRQNSERRVAPCV from the coding sequence ATGAAAATGCAGGTCAACCCAGAGGTGATCATGGAAGGAGAACTGGAAAAAAGAAGCGACAATCTCCTACAGTTCTGGAGAAAGAAGCAATGTGTCTTGACCAAAGATAGCCTCAACATATTTGCTGATGGCCAGAAGAAGACCAAGTGCAAAGAACTCAAGTTCCAGTCCATCAAGAAGTTGGATTGTGTTGAACGGACAGGAAAATACATCTACTTCACCATTGTCACCACCGACAATAAGGAGATCGATTTCCGTTGCCCGGAGGAAAGCTGTTGGAACGCGGCTATCACCATGGCTTTGATTGACTTCCAGAACAAGAAGGCCATCCAACATTTTAGGTCTCGCCAGAACAGCGAGAGAAGGGTGGCCCCGTGTGTGTGA